One Streptomyces sp. SAI-135 DNA segment encodes these proteins:
- a CDS encoding multidrug effflux MFS transporter, whose translation MPEQGASTPHLKQQATVPDTEPPAAVRRTGLLVTLLLGGLTATPPLAMDMYLPSLPEVTDSLRAPAATVQLTLTACLLGMALGQLVVGPMSDRWGRRRPLLAGLFVYVVATALCALAPNVEFLVGFRLVQGLAGAAGIVIARAVVRDLYDGVAMARFFSTLMLIGGVAPIVAPLIGGQILRVTDWRGVFVVLTVIGALLAALVWVRLPETLPAAERHTGGVADALHSMRRLLADLPFAGYMLTGGFAFAALFAYISASPFVVQEIYGASPQTFSLLFGVNSVGLVVVGQINGKVLVGRVGLDRVLGAGLLVVTAAAAALLLMTTGVFGEVGLLPVAAGLFVLMSAMGVTLPNAQSLALLRTRHSAGSASALLGTSSFLIGAVASPLVGMAGEDTAVPMAVVQLAAALVALVCFMAMCRPWNRRATVEGAES comes from the coding sequence ATGCCCGAGCAGGGGGCATCGACACCGCACCTGAAGCAGCAGGCGACCGTACCGGACACGGAGCCGCCCGCGGCCGTGCGCCGCACCGGCCTGCTCGTCACCCTGCTCCTGGGCGGCCTCACCGCCACGCCCCCGCTGGCGATGGACATGTACCTGCCGTCGCTGCCGGAGGTCACCGACTCGCTGCGGGCGCCGGCCGCCACCGTCCAGCTCACCCTCACCGCCTGTCTGCTCGGCATGGCGCTCGGGCAGCTGGTGGTCGGCCCGATGAGCGACCGCTGGGGCCGCAGGCGCCCACTGCTCGCCGGTCTGTTCGTGTACGTCGTCGCCACCGCGCTGTGCGCCCTCGCGCCGAACGTGGAGTTCCTGGTCGGCTTCCGGCTGGTGCAGGGGCTCGCGGGCGCCGCGGGCATAGTGATCGCCCGGGCCGTGGTCCGGGACCTGTACGACGGCGTGGCGATGGCCCGGTTCTTCTCCACCCTCATGCTGATCGGCGGGGTCGCGCCGATCGTGGCGCCGCTGATCGGCGGACAGATCCTGCGGGTGACCGACTGGCGGGGCGTGTTCGTGGTCCTGACGGTCATCGGGGCGCTGCTCGCCGCCCTGGTGTGGGTGAGGCTGCCCGAGACCCTCCCGGCGGCCGAGCGGCACACCGGCGGGGTCGCGGACGCGCTGCACTCCATGCGCCGCCTCCTGGCCGACCTGCCCTTCGCCGGCTACATGCTCACCGGCGGCTTCGCCTTCGCCGCGCTGTTCGCCTACATCTCGGCGTCGCCGTTCGTGGTCCAGGAGATCTACGGCGCCTCCCCGCAGACCTTCAGCCTGCTGTTCGGCGTGAACTCGGTCGGACTCGTCGTGGTCGGCCAGATCAACGGCAAGGTGCTGGTGGGCAGGGTCGGCCTGGACCGGGTCCTGGGCGCGGGTCTGCTCGTCGTGACGGCGGCGGCCGCGGCGCTGCTGCTGATGACGACCGGGGTCTTCGGCGAGGTGGGCCTGCTCCCCGTCGCCGCCGGACTCTTCGTCCTGATGTCCGCGATGGGTGTCACCCTGCCCAACGCCCAGTCCCTCGCCCTCCTGCGCACCCGGCACTCCGCGGGGTCCGCGTCGGCCCTCCTCGGCACGTCCTCCTTCCTCATCGGCGCGGTCGCATCGCCGCTGGTGGGGATGGCCGGCGAGGACACCGCCGTCCCGATGGCGGTCGTCCAGCTGGCGGCC
- a CDS encoding Gfo/Idh/MocA family oxidoreductase: protein MTEQSVRWGILATGGIAAAFTADLVDLPDAEVVAVASRSEASAKAFAERFGIERAYGDWGALAEDADIDVVYVATPHAAHRAAAGLCLAAGRNVLCEKAFTLNAREAEELVGLAREHGRFLMEAMWMYCNPLVRRLKALVDDGAIGEVRTVQADFGLAGPFPPAHRLRDPAQGGGALLDLGVYPVSFAHLLLGEPSGVTAKAVLSEEGVDLQTGALLSWDSGALASLHCSLTGGTATIASVTGSLGRIDIPNGFFHPDRFVLHRDGRDPEEFVADPADGPRNSLKHEAREVMRALRAGEKESALVPLEGTLAVMRTLDAIRDRVGVRYPGETGGTGQIGETELMPA from the coding sequence ATGACGGAGCAGAGCGTGCGCTGGGGGATTCTGGCGACGGGCGGGATCGCGGCGGCGTTCACCGCGGACCTGGTGGATCTGCCGGACGCGGAGGTGGTCGCGGTGGCCTCCCGGTCCGAGGCCTCGGCGAAGGCGTTCGCGGAACGGTTCGGGATCGAGCGGGCGTACGGCGACTGGGGTGCCCTCGCCGAGGACGCGGACATCGATGTCGTGTACGTGGCCACCCCGCACGCGGCGCACCGGGCGGCCGCCGGGCTGTGTCTGGCCGCCGGCCGCAATGTGCTGTGCGAGAAGGCGTTCACGCTGAACGCGCGGGAGGCCGAGGAGCTGGTCGGGCTCGCGAGGGAGCACGGGCGCTTCCTCATGGAGGCCATGTGGATGTACTGCAACCCGCTGGTCCGGCGGCTCAAGGCCCTCGTCGACGACGGCGCGATCGGTGAGGTGCGCACGGTGCAGGCCGACTTCGGGCTCGCCGGCCCCTTCCCGCCCGCGCACCGGCTGCGCGACCCCGCGCAGGGCGGGGGCGCGCTGCTCGACCTCGGGGTGTACCCGGTGTCGTTCGCGCATCTGCTGCTCGGGGAGCCCTCCGGCGTCACGGCGAAGGCGGTGCTCTCCGAGGAGGGCGTGGACCTCCAGACGGGCGCGCTGCTCTCCTGGGACAGCGGGGCGCTGGCCTCCCTGCACTGCTCGCTGACCGGCGGCACCGCCACGATCGCGTCGGTCACCGGCTCGCTGGGCCGGATCGACATCCCGAACGGCTTCTTCCACCCGGACCGCTTCGTCCTGCACCGCGACGGCCGGGACCCCGAGGAGTTCGTCGCCGACCCGGCCGACGGGCCGCGCAACAGCCTCAAGCACGAGGCCCGCGAGGTGATGCGCGCGCTGCGGGCCGGGGAGAAGGAGTCCGCGCTGGTGCCGCTGGAGGGCACCCTGGCGGTGATGCGGACGCTGGACGCGATCCGTGACCGTGTCGGCGTCCGCTATCCCGGCGAGACCGGCGGGACCGGTCAGATCGGTGAGACGGAACTCATGCCGGCTTGA